From the Trifolium pratense cultivar HEN17-A07 linkage group LG4, ARS_RC_1.1, whole genome shotgun sequence genome, the window aattgatagagatattgcattatatatatacaaaaattagggtttaaattcacattaagataaaatttctaGCTTCTAAActaattagttaaaaaaaaattattaatactaTTGATCAATACACACATGTAATCAATTATGATGGCAGAGcataaaaaatagtacataGAAATTAttccaaattaaattttgtgcATAACATAATTGCATTCTAGAAGTGTTGATTACATAGACCAGCTAGGCTTATAAGTAGAGACCCCAAGTAAAGGGAATTTCATACTTTAAGCCTTTGCTCAtacttctttaaaaaaattactaagaGAATGGAATCCTATAGTTCTTCCAATTTGCTCAAAGCTCAAAGCCACATATGGAATCATATTTGCAACTTCATAAATTCCATGTCACTAAAATGTGTTGTTGATTTAGGCATACCTGATATCATACACAATTATGGAAAACCCATGCCACTCTCAAAACTCACTTCTTCACTACCAATCCACCCTTCGAAAAAACCATGCATCCCTCGCTTGATGCGAGTCATGACTCAGGCTGGCTTTTTCGTTGAACATAATGTTAACGATAATGAGTTAGAAATTGAGTATATGCTTACCGATGAATCTATACTATTGCTTAAGGATCACCCAATGAGTGTGACGCCCTTTTTGCAAGCAGTACTCCATCCAATTTTGGCGAACCCGTGGCATGAATTGTCAACTTGGTTAAAAACCGATGATCCTACGACATTTGAAACTGCACATGGAATGTTGATATGGGATTATGCGGCGCGTGAGCCCGCCTTTAACAACTTATTCAATGATGCAATGGCGAGTGATGCTCGATTGGTCACTAGTGTGGTGATTGAGAAATGCACCGGAGTGTTCAACGGTTTGGAGTCATTGGTTGATGTTGGAGGAGGCACCGGGACCATGGCAAAGGCGCTTGCTAAATCATTCCCAAAAATGGAGTGCACTGTATTTGATCTCCCACATGTTGTTGATGGCTTGCAAGGAAGTGATAACTTAAACTACGTTGGTGGAGACATGTTTAAGAAAATTCCTCCGGCTGATGCGATTTTGTTGAAGGTAAAATGCCATATCACATTTCATATAtgtatttcttcttcttttttgccACTAATACACTGTAGTCTAAAGAGGTTGATAAATTGTTTGATGTTTATACTAAAAAGTACTTATGTTGATTGATATAACAATGCAGTGGATATTACATGATTGGAATGACGAAGAATGTGTAGAGATATTAAAAAAGTGTAAGGATGCAATCGCGAACAAAGGTAAAAAAGCGAAGGTGATTATCATAGATATGGTGGTCGACAAAGAGAAGGGAAATGGTGAATCGGTTGAAACACAACTCTTCTTTGATATGCTCATGATGGTGTTGGCCTCCGGAAAAGAAAGAACCAAGAAAGAATGGATTAAGTTGATTTCTTCAGCTGGTTTCAGTGACTATAAGATCACTCCAATTTTAGGACTAAGATCTCTCATTGAAATTTATCCTTAATAAAATCTACCTAAGTCTTATAATTCTCAGTTGAGAAGTGAATAAGAATGGATTGACACTACTATCATATGTGTGattgtaatttataattttgtgaAACATTGGAATAAAGTGATTTGGACTCTTTCATTATGTGTATTTGTTGGAAAAATCATGCAAGggaaaataattcaaaaacatgTTTAATTGTTATTGACTTCAATTGCCTATATATTTTCAGTATTTGGTGACTTAAATTTGCTATTGCGTTAGAATTGTCAAGCATGAAGCACCACCAATGTATGAGagccatttatttttttaagcaaacttTACTAAAAACAAACTCAACCCAAAACATAAGCCATTTTTTGATaagtagaaattttattaatggtGCTCAGATCAGCCGATAGAGaatgaaattatattaaataaatttagtttagaatttatgttagtttttttttttttaattgttcttTAGATGGGCTTATTGTTGGCGTTTAGGCTCATATAGATATTGACTTTTGCTATCCTACCCTATTTCTTGCAGTactataaaattatcaaaatagtcTCGTCCGTTATTTAAGTAGCAGATACTTTATaatgtctgctacttaagtagcggatggtatttttaagaatttttcattttttatagtgtccactacttaagtaacgaaAGCGTAAAACGGGAAAGGCATAAGATATGCAAGAAACTGGTAGGGTGGCAAAGTAAATCTCATATATGTTGCCTTTAGATTGCCATGTACAACCGCCTAATTTATGTCTCATGTTGCCCGGGTGCGGGgacggtaccggtatccggtactggtaccggtacggggtacgttatttttagaaaaactaaggtacgggtacgtccctataatttttttaaaaaaatataattatatatatcaaataatagagttatattgttaaaacaaataattaaacataaaaaatatcacaccacactttaaatgtaatttaaattgttcgaaacatcaaaatatgaaattaaaaaccaattagctcaaaaagagtcaattatttccctcttcatcatcactaaaaagagtgacctctagttaggttcaccgTGAGAAAGACcagcaatttcaagaatatcaactatatattaaataaatttcattcatctatacgaatatcccacatttttgttgcactttaattataagtattaatatttctctttcttgagagaagacgaagattggtatgaataaaatatcgatcttcatctctctttgaattGAGTTTATTCCTTTTcaatgaatgagtgaataattccggcggctactttgttattgttttttagcaatagttgctacttttatattataaacaaataaaaagcgTAAATCttgctataaaaaataaactaataataaaagaaaaaggagaaaaaaaaatcgtgtttttttggattggtgtaccacgtgcgtaccacgcgtgtacccattgcaaaaaacaaaaaaaaaaaggtacgaCGTCGGTGCATACCgggggagtaccatacgcgtaccggtacccggtacgtACCCGATACCAGTACTCGGTCTAAAATGGATTACCCATGCAACATAGGTCTCACCACTCCAGCAGCAATTTGTTTGTCACATGAGTTTTTGAGAgcttataattataatgttttcTCTCTTGGCCCTTTCTTTTCTATCCCTAAATTTTcgtttttgtccttgggggTACTTCAGTTTGTacgaaccaaatttttttgtcatgctaaaaaaattcggttaataaaaaccgaaattttgtgttccaaatttttctccagatttcctgcataaattcagaatcagaccctcaacttccacaatttatttgaaatactaaacgatatCCGATTTGAATAAGcaaccactcgttggaaagcttagggtgtcaagattacaaatatattttttttttaggattaactatccaattggtccagtttgaccaaataatgggtattgttacagaaacagagcagaaacttttctcaaacttgtaggtagattttctcatactatacctaataaaatttaacaattccggtgtcaatcctgtagtaaattttgttttctttacactagattaaaaatcattagcctacgacttatattcagagagatatgttaaatttaccacatgtagctctacacgaattttcacataaatctttctttttttcaacatttatgttattttggtttatataaaccgaattttt encodes:
- the LOC123923637 gene encoding probable O-methyltransferase 3, which produces MESYSSSNLLKAQSHIWNHICNFINSMSLKCVVDLGIPDIIHNYGKPMPLSKLTSSLPIHPSKKPCIPRLMRVMTQAGFFVEHNVNDNELEIEYMLTDESILLLKDHPMSVTPFLQAVLHPILANPWHELSTWLKTDDPTTFETAHGMLIWDYAAREPAFNNLFNDAMASDARLVTSVVIEKCTGVFNGLESLVDVGGGTGTMAKALAKSFPKMECTVFDLPHVVDGLQGSDNLNYVGGDMFKKIPPADAILLKWILHDWNDEECVEILKKCKDAIANKGKKAKVIIIDMVVDKEKGNGESVETQLFFDMLMMVLASGKERTKKEWIKLISSAGFSDYKITPILGLRSLIEIYP